The following are encoded together in the Planococcus antarcticus DSM 14505 genome:
- a CDS encoding putative polysaccharide biosynthesis protein encodes MKNTLIKSTLILSIAALLSKILGSLFRIPLQNIAGDEVLGIFTLVYPVYMVALTLSVAGIPIAISKLIAEARSKDDEQQVKNIFFTSGILALIFGITSFFVLYGFSHQIAAVLGGGTTRLALIVVSCTLLVAPYMAVYRGYFQGHQDMTPTAVSQVIEQFIRVGLILLVAIFMVDRLYSDEQIAGGIMIGSIIGAIGSFVYLRILYNRSSVKVAKELPYKMANFKATAKTILKISLPICIGAITMALLNLVDSITIPTALKMHGEATGNINSLYGIYGRGLALVQIVTVFATSVILPLIPSISAKLAQNDKIGSAKLITNTFFLTYLLSVPAAVGLVALTLPINLGLFTDLQGSTVLAIVSFSSLFTSLTVLGTGVLQGINKARLGAWIIVIGVLIKLALNLVLVNLYGLEGAAISTAAIYVILFLLNAIAIRQYTGFSFFPKKTGTIIFASLVMGAVIWLPSTLMDFEELSRLAALLYVGIAVAVGGIIYFVLLLVTKAVDQSALQRIPVINKFIAKK; translated from the coding sequence ATGAAAAACACGTTAATCAAAAGTACCTTGATTTTATCCATTGCGGCCTTGCTGTCTAAAATACTTGGCAGCCTGTTCCGGATTCCACTTCAAAATATAGCAGGAGATGAAGTGCTGGGGATTTTCACGCTGGTGTATCCAGTTTATATGGTCGCGTTGACACTGTCCGTCGCCGGCATTCCCATTGCCATTTCCAAACTGATTGCGGAAGCCCGTTCAAAAGATGACGAGCAACAGGTCAAGAATATCTTTTTCACATCCGGTATTCTGGCGCTGATTTTCGGAATCACAAGCTTCTTTGTCCTCTACGGATTTTCCCATCAAATCGCCGCGGTTCTAGGCGGCGGAACGACACGCCTTGCCTTGATTGTCGTTTCTTGTACCCTTCTCGTGGCACCATATATGGCGGTGTATCGCGGTTATTTCCAGGGGCATCAGGACATGACACCAACTGCTGTCTCGCAAGTTATCGAGCAATTTATCCGCGTCGGGCTGATCCTGTTGGTAGCTATCTTCATGGTAGATCGTCTTTATAGCGATGAGCAAATTGCGGGCGGCATCATGATCGGCTCCATCATCGGGGCGATTGGCTCGTTCGTTTATTTGCGCATCCTGTACAATCGCTCATCGGTGAAAGTGGCTAAAGAACTGCCCTATAAGATGGCAAATTTCAAAGCAACCGCCAAAACCATCTTGAAGATTTCTCTTCCGATTTGTATTGGAGCCATTACGATGGCTTTATTGAATCTGGTTGATTCGATCACCATTCCGACTGCCTTAAAAATGCATGGCGAAGCCACTGGAAACATCAATTCGCTTTACGGGATATATGGCAGAGGCTTGGCGCTCGTACAAATCGTTACAGTTTTCGCTACCTCGGTCATTTTGCCTTTGATTCCGTCGATTTCAGCGAAATTGGCACAGAACGACAAGATCGGCTCAGCTAAACTGATTACCAATACCTTTTTCCTGACTTATCTACTATCCGTTCCAGCCGCTGTCGGCCTCGTCGCTCTGACCTTGCCGATCAACCTGGGTCTGTTCACAGATTTGCAGGGCAGTACGGTGCTTGCCATCGTGTCGTTCAGTTCCTTATTCACTTCGCTGACAGTTCTCGGGACAGGCGTTTTACAGGGGATCAATAAAGCGCGTCTCGGTGCCTGGATTATCGTCATCGGGGTGCTCATCAAATTGGCCTTGAACCTGGTGTTGGTTAATCTTTATGGCCTGGAAGGCGCGGCTATTTCGACCGCAGCTATCTATGTAATCTTATTCCTGCTAAATGCTATAGCCATTCGTCAATACACAGGGTTCAGCTTTTTTCCGAAAAAGACTGGCACCATCATTTTCGCTTCACTTGTCATGGGAGCAGTCATCTGGCTGCCGAGTACTCTAATGGATTTCGAAGAGTTGTCAAGACTTGCAGCGTTATTATACGTAGGAATAGCAGTAGCAGTCGGTGGCATCATTTATTTTGTCCTGCTGCTGGTTACCAAAGCAGTGGACCAAAGCGCATTGCAGCGAATTCCTGTCATAAATAAATTCATCGCCAAGAAATAA
- a CDS encoding WecB/TagA/CpsF family glycosyltransferase translates to MTSKFVHILGVPFVNTNQKDFINTLQNHIARQERTFVVTANPEIVMHSLEDSQYKQTLAKAQYITADGIGIVKAAAIVGEPLPERVSGYDLMLDLLESAHNNHSSIFFLGAAEEVLQQTVAKAKREYPGIKIAGSHNGFFDWHDHLLPQKIKNAAPDIVFVALGFPRQEQWIGAHIEEFDKGIFIGIGGSFDVFSGTVKRAPEMWQKMNLEWFYRLVKQPSRWKRMLVLPKFAATVIGRKALRK, encoded by the coding sequence ATGACTTCAAAATTCGTCCACATACTGGGAGTGCCGTTCGTTAACACCAACCAGAAAGATTTTATCAACACCCTGCAAAACCACATTGCAAGACAGGAAAGAACTTTCGTAGTGACCGCCAATCCTGAAATCGTCATGCATTCGCTGGAAGACTCTCAATACAAACAGACTCTGGCAAAAGCACAGTACATAACAGCAGACGGCATCGGCATCGTAAAAGCTGCCGCAATCGTTGGCGAACCGTTGCCCGAACGCGTCAGCGGTTATGATTTGATGCTCGACCTGCTTGAATCAGCGCATAACAATCATTCCAGTATTTTTTTCCTCGGAGCAGCTGAAGAAGTGCTGCAGCAAACCGTCGCGAAAGCCAAGAGGGAATACCCTGGTATCAAAATTGCTGGCAGCCATAATGGCTTTTTCGACTGGCACGACCATCTGCTGCCGCAGAAAATCAAGAACGCAGCGCCTGATATCGTCTTTGTAGCGCTCGGTTTCCCGAGGCAGGAACAGTGGATCGGTGCCCATATCGAGGAGTTCGACAAAGGAATCTTCATTGGCATCGGAGGCAGTTTCGATGTTTTTTCCGGAACGGTCAAACGCGCACCGGAGATGTGGCAGAAGATGAACCTAGAATGGTTCTACCGGCTGGTCAAGCAGCCTTCCAGGTGGAAACGCATGCTCGTGTTGCCGAAATTCGCAGCGACTGTGATCGGACGAAAGGCTCTACGTAAATAA
- a CDS encoding S-layer homology domain-containing protein: MKKLLLGFMVILVALSAFTQETAKAADDLAGHAYEKEIRELMELGVIDGYKDGTIRPDKEVTRAEFAKMVLQSFELGTPANSAAVENAGFLSTATATSADFKDVQPGPWFYTPITEAVEAGIIKGYPDNTFKPNELINREQMSTMVSRALKAKGIVINVLETKSLNFTDASTIRNEHKDDVRILSHLGILTGNDDNTFKPKDSSKRWMVALVMLRARDEVFPPQNLEFQASAVTAEKTTIVKHFDTFAQAKQYAQKNSKTQAVERSNQILWMKQGVVTTNAFTEIYPTESLKAGNSTFRPYVPANTELKFLDATATTVKVELAGKAGYVSSKVVRLVPEAMQKGQSYYEVSGSNMAHKIFNHATGSYASTGLIGKAPKEFVSGMKYYSWDGATFTNESGAQVADSHQYFNMLPLHSATSYTATELDKYLQDKFPYYNKTLNGEKWTVSPLVGAGKFFKEMEKTHKINALYLMSHAIHESGWGTSKIAQDKHNLFGYGAVDGDAYNRAYSYDTFKESIEDAALRINKGYQSPTGSYYNGSILGNKGIGMNVRYASDAFWGEKIAGHMFRADLHLGNKDLNQYDLGYTTTDLLNFRRDASTSFASIYTVRTAGVPVIINNEIKASNGALWYEVASEDKAYTKAYVHGNYIKMLPLAQ; this comes from the coding sequence ATGAAAAAGTTACTATTAGGATTTATGGTGATACTTGTAGCACTATCGGCTTTTACACAAGAGACTGCAAAAGCAGCGGATGATTTGGCAGGTCATGCATATGAAAAGGAAATAAGAGAATTGATGGAGCTGGGAGTCATCGACGGTTATAAAGATGGCACAATCCGCCCTGATAAAGAAGTGACGCGTGCTGAGTTCGCGAAAATGGTCCTACAATCATTCGAACTTGGAACACCTGCTAACAGTGCTGCCGTTGAAAATGCTGGATTTTTGAGCACAGCAACTGCAACATCTGCGGACTTTAAAGATGTACAGCCTGGACCGTGGTTTTATACGCCAATTACTGAAGCAGTAGAGGCCGGAATCATTAAAGGCTATCCGGACAACACGTTCAAGCCGAACGAGCTGATTAACCGTGAACAAATGTCGACAATGGTATCTCGTGCCTTAAAAGCAAAAGGCATCGTCATTAATGTACTAGAAACAAAATCATTGAACTTTACAGATGCTTCTACTATTAGAAACGAACACAAAGACGACGTTCGTATCCTTTCTCATTTAGGAATTCTTACCGGCAATGATGACAACACTTTTAAACCGAAAGACAGCTCTAAAAGATGGATGGTGGCTTTAGTCATGCTGAGAGCAAGAGATGAAGTATTCCCTCCTCAAAACCTAGAATTTCAGGCATCAGCAGTCACTGCAGAAAAGACGACCATCGTGAAGCATTTCGATACATTCGCCCAAGCGAAACAATATGCACAAAAGAATTCAAAAACTCAGGCAGTCGAGCGCAGCAATCAGATTCTTTGGATGAAGCAAGGGGTCGTCACGACCAATGCATTTACAGAAATTTATCCGACAGAAAGCCTGAAAGCGGGCAACAGCACATTCCGGCCCTATGTTCCGGCTAACACCGAACTGAAATTCCTGGATGCCACAGCGACAACCGTTAAAGTGGAATTGGCTGGAAAAGCAGGTTATGTCAGTTCTAAGGTGGTCCGCTTAGTCCCGGAAGCAATGCAAAAAGGGCAGTCGTATTACGAAGTATCCGGCAGCAATATGGCCCATAAAATCTTCAACCACGCGACTGGCAGCTACGCATCGACTGGTCTCATCGGCAAAGCGCCGAAGGAATTTGTCAGCGGCATGAAATACTATAGCTGGGACGGTGCAACGTTTACGAATGAATCCGGCGCACAAGTAGCTGACAGCCATCAGTATTTCAATATGTTGCCACTTCATTCTGCAACCAGCTACACGGCTACAGAACTGGACAAATACTTGCAGGATAAATTCCCCTACTATAACAAGACGTTAAATGGTGAAAAGTGGACAGTCAGCCCGCTTGTTGGCGCTGGAAAATTCTTTAAAGAAATGGAAAAGACCCATAAGATCAACGCTCTTTACTTGATGTCCCATGCCATCCATGAAAGCGGATGGGGAACCAGCAAAATTGCACAGGATAAACACAATCTCTTCGGTTATGGCGCGGTGGATGGTGATGCTTATAACCGAGCATACTCATACGATACGTTCAAAGAATCGATCGAAGACGCGGCCTTGCGCATCAACAAAGGTTATCAGTCACCGACTGGCAGCTATTACAACGGCTCGATCCTTGGAAATAAAGGCATCGGCATGAACGTCCGCTATGCCTCAGATGCTTTCTGGGGAGAGAAAATCGCAGGACACATGTTCCGTGCAGATCTTCATCTCGGAAACAAGGACCTAAACCAGTATGATCTCGGCTACACGACAACAGATCTACTAAACTTCAGAAGAGATGCAAGCACGTCATTTGCATCTATCTACACAGTCAGGACTGCCGGAGTACCGGTTATTATCAACAACGAAATCAAAGCATCCAACGGGGCACTTTGGTATGAAGTGGCATCAGAAGACAAAGCTTATACGAAGGCTTACGTTCATGGCAACTACATCAAAATGCTGCCACTCGCACAGTAA
- a CDS encoding N-acetylmuramoyl-L-alanine amidase, with protein sequence MKNVLSKITLFLVAAVFVISSLGVQPVSAASNPFKDVSSSDEEILYLWNKGLINGVSKTAYGSEQAVTREQAATLIGRARNVNGTPRKTKFADVDPSRYSSGYIQSAVEKGYITGNSDGTFRPYDTMTRGEMAFLLSRAFNYTHTGDVFFSDLKADSHPASLYTAVNKIATAGVSNGTGTGTYSPNNKLIREEFAIFLARALSSTFKVSYKNVTIDNLNVTVNSLNVRTGPSTGYRAIGKLNTGAAFQVFGYNGSWAYGKSGNTTGYVSSTFLGKAAPATANNRFITLDPGHGAQDPGAVANGLREKDINLDVSKRVEAKLKAKGIKVYMTRTTDVFHSLDARVDKGVASGSNAFLSIHTNAASAAASGSETFYSASVGNDSKQLATFIQNRLYKAMDHPNRGVKNYGFQVIRTNPLPAALVELGFVTNKYDAAKLASGTYKDRAATAIAEGIEDYYNWKAKN encoded by the coding sequence ATGAAAAACGTATTATCGAAAATCACCCTATTTCTAGTTGCTGCTGTTTTTGTGATCTCAAGCTTAGGCGTACAACCTGTTTCTGCTGCAAGTAATCCATTCAAGGATGTCTCATCATCAGATGAAGAAATTTTGTATTTATGGAACAAAGGATTGATCAACGGCGTCAGCAAAACTGCTTACGGATCAGAACAGGCGGTTACCCGCGAGCAAGCTGCTACATTAATCGGCCGTGCACGCAATGTGAACGGCACTCCCCGTAAAACTAAGTTTGCGGATGTAGATCCAAGCCGTTATAGCTCAGGCTACATCCAATCAGCTGTTGAAAAAGGATATATCACCGGAAATTCAGATGGAACTTTTCGACCATACGATACAATGACACGCGGAGAAATGGCTTTCCTGTTGAGCCGTGCATTTAACTACACTCATACCGGAGATGTCTTTTTTTCAGACCTCAAAGCTGATTCCCATCCAGCAAGCTTATACACTGCAGTCAATAAAATTGCTACAGCCGGTGTTTCGAACGGCACTGGTACTGGCACTTATTCACCAAACAATAAATTGATCCGCGAAGAATTCGCCATTTTCCTAGCACGCGCACTCAGCTCTACCTTCAAAGTAAGCTACAAGAATGTAACGATCGACAACTTGAACGTTACCGTCAATAGCCTAAATGTCCGTACCGGACCAAGCACAGGCTATAGAGCAATCGGTAAACTGAACACGGGTGCCGCATTTCAGGTCTTTGGCTATAACGGTTCATGGGCCTACGGCAAAAGCGGTAATACCACTGGCTATGTCAGCTCTACCTTTTTAGGAAAAGCCGCTCCTGCAACTGCTAATAATCGTTTTATCACACTTGACCCTGGCCACGGAGCCCAGGATCCTGGTGCAGTCGCCAATGGATTACGTGAGAAAGACATTAACCTTGACGTTTCAAAACGTGTCGAAGCAAAATTGAAAGCAAAAGGCATTAAAGTTTATATGACACGAACGACAGATGTGTTCCACTCATTGGATGCCCGCGTCGATAAAGGAGTCGCCAGCGGCTCTAACGCATTCCTAAGCATCCATACAAATGCAGCATCTGCTGCTGCAAGCGGCTCTGAAACATTCTATTCCGCTTCAGTTGGCAATGACAGCAAGCAATTGGCCACATTCATTCAAAATCGTCTTTACAAAGCGATGGACCATCCAAATCGCGGAGTCAAAAACTACGGTTTTCAGGTTATCCGCACCAACCCACTTCCAGCCGCTTTGGTAGAATTAGGATTTGTCACCAACAAGTACGATGCTGCCAAATTAGCATCCGGCACTTACAAAGATCGCGCTGCTACAGCCATTGCTGAAGGAATCGAAGATTATTACAATTGGAAAGCAAAAAATTAA
- a CDS encoding S8 family peptidase: MKKLSVLAISILLFSGWSSSDASAEAGDALDRVIISFKEEIDYKLLKEMGADIHEEFDAISAVSVTLPDETTIQAASHDSSIEYIEENSVVRAAAQTTTWGYRTIKANTATSLGYTGKGVKIAIIDSGINSKHPDLKVAGGVSKVANSSAFTDGNGHGTHVAGVIGAQNNSIGIVGVAPDSQLYSVKVLSANGIGTLEGVVAGIQWAIDQKVDIINMSLTTVNNDQTLRDITKKAYEAGILIVAASGNERESGLYSDVLYPARFPSVIAVGSVSQLNKLSYFSNYGASQELVAPGENILSSFVDSLSTSQDDYAISEGTSVASPFAAGTFAQYMEAYPHLSNKQLRETVKRAATDLGAKGRDNQYGNGLIKSLQTKAALFPDLKNDFWYSEPIKNIFDRQIITGLPDGTYRPNATITRAEAVTMLGRALKLDKTNKNHKFSDVSKDSFAAGYINSAYDLGYIQGVSATKFRPNDPIKRGDMALILQAAYKLKSTQQANFKDVPKSMYYYDAIQAAFSNNAVTGYNDNTFRPQNPITRAENAQFLSKLVK; the protein is encoded by the coding sequence TTGAAAAAATTATCAGTTTTAGCAATCTCTATACTACTTTTTAGTGGATGGTCCAGCAGCGATGCCTCCGCTGAAGCCGGCGACGCTCTAGATCGTGTGATTATTTCATTTAAAGAAGAGATCGACTATAAGCTTCTAAAAGAAATGGGCGCCGACATTCACGAGGAGTTTGACGCCATTTCTGCGGTATCGGTCACTTTACCAGACGAAACTACGATCCAAGCTGCCAGTCATGACTCTTCTATTGAATACATAGAAGAGAACTCAGTCGTCCGAGCCGCCGCACAAACCACCACTTGGGGCTACCGGACGATTAAAGCGAATACGGCAACAAGCCTTGGCTACACCGGTAAAGGTGTGAAAATCGCTATCATCGATTCGGGCATCAATTCCAAGCATCCCGATTTGAAAGTTGCAGGCGGCGTCTCCAAGGTCGCAAATTCAAGTGCCTTTACAGACGGCAATGGCCACGGCACCCATGTCGCCGGAGTCATCGGCGCGCAAAACAATTCAATCGGCATAGTCGGGGTAGCGCCGGATTCCCAGCTTTACTCCGTCAAGGTTTTGTCTGCTAACGGAATCGGCACCCTAGAAGGCGTAGTTGCGGGCATTCAATGGGCCATTGACCAAAAAGTGGACATCATCAATATGAGCTTAACTACCGTCAATAACGATCAAACTTTGCGCGATATCACAAAAAAAGCTTATGAAGCCGGCATCCTTATTGTTGCTGCTTCCGGAAATGAACGCGAAAGCGGTTTATACAGCGATGTTCTTTACCCGGCACGCTTTCCTTCCGTCATTGCCGTCGGATCGGTTTCACAACTCAACAAACTGTCTTACTTCTCGAATTACGGAGCTTCACAGGAACTAGTGGCACCTGGTGAAAACATCTTGAGCAGTTTCGTCGATTCTTTATCCACTTCACAAGACGATTACGCTATTTCTGAAGGAACATCTGTTGCCTCTCCTTTTGCAGCTGGAACTTTTGCGCAATATATGGAAGCTTATCCGCATCTCTCAAACAAACAATTGCGAGAAACCGTTAAACGCGCAGCAACGGACCTTGGTGCAAAAGGCCGCGACAATCAGTATGGCAATGGGTTGATTAAATCCCTGCAGACTAAAGCCGCCTTGTTCCCTGATTTAAAAAATGATTTCTGGTACTCAGAACCGATCAAAAATATTTTTGATCGCCAGATTATCACCGGGTTGCCGGATGGCACTTACCGTCCAAACGCTACCATTACACGGGCCGAAGCCGTGACAATGCTAGGACGTGCTTTAAAACTCGATAAGACAAATAAAAACCACAAGTTCAGCGACGTTTCAAAAGACTCTTTCGCAGCCGGCTATATCAATAGTGCATACGACCTTGGCTATATCCAAGGTGTTAGCGCCACTAAGTTCCGACCGAATGATCCAATCAAACGGGGCGATATGGCACTTATCCTTCAAGCCGCGTACAAGCTCAAGAGTACACAGCAAGCCAACTTCAAGGATGTACCAAAGTCTATGTACTATTACGACGCCATCCAAGCAGCTTTTTCGAACAATGCCGTCACAGGTTATAATGACAATACTTTCCGGCCTCAAAATCCCATCACTCGTGCAGAGAATGCTCAGTTTCTGAGTAAACTAGTGAAATAA
- a CDS encoding C40 family peptidase, translating into MKKRLMLIIIAVLLVSANPFNATEASAATPNELTTYAKKFTGTPYKFGGTTPSGFDCSGYLRYVFNNFDISLPRTSAEQYKIGTGVSKSNLKEGDMVFFSGTYKPGISHAGIYVGNGNFISASGSGVSIANLNTNSYWAPKYTGARRLSEVKNEATPVSKPALAAGQYYDVPKRFWAANEIKVLTLDGILTGNGSGIFKPNDHVSRAEAATIIARALDLKQVKGTTFKDVPASHWAAGNINAVKKAGIVNGRSSGYFAPNESITRGEISKLLTMAYNLKSVASSSTKSFSDTKGHWAENSINALAANGVATGHKDGSFQPNANAKRAEYTAFVYRAIENN; encoded by the coding sequence GTGAAGAAACGTCTAATGCTCATAATCATTGCAGTCCTATTAGTATCAGCCAATCCATTCAACGCCACCGAAGCCAGTGCAGCGACACCAAATGAATTAACTACATATGCTAAGAAATTTACAGGAACACCTTATAAATTTGGAGGGACAACGCCATCAGGCTTTGATTGTTCAGGCTATTTACGCTATGTTTTCAATAATTTTGATATTTCACTTCCGCGGACTTCTGCTGAACAATACAAAATAGGAACTGGCGTCAGCAAAAGCAATCTTAAAGAAGGCGATATGGTTTTCTTCTCAGGTACATACAAACCAGGCATTTCACACGCAGGCATTTACGTCGGTAACGGCAATTTTATTTCTGCCTCAGGCAGCGGAGTGTCGATTGCCAATTTGAATACCAACTCTTATTGGGCTCCAAAGTATACGGGTGCCCGCCGCTTGAGTGAAGTTAAAAACGAAGCGACACCTGTATCAAAACCAGCTCTTGCAGCTGGACAGTATTATGATGTGCCGAAACGATTTTGGGCAGCTAATGAGATCAAAGTCCTGACTTTGGACGGAATTCTCACAGGTAATGGCAGTGGTATCTTTAAACCGAATGATCATGTATCAAGAGCGGAAGCAGCGACAATTATTGCAAGGGCATTGGATCTGAAACAAGTTAAAGGGACTACTTTTAAAGATGTTCCAGCTTCGCATTGGGCAGCCGGCAATATTAACGCTGTCAAAAAAGCAGGAATCGTCAACGGACGTTCGTCTGGTTACTTTGCGCCGAACGAATCTATTACACGTGGAGAAATCAGCAAATTGTTGACAATGGCATATAATTTGAAAAGTGTAGCTTCGTCTTCAACAAAGTCCTTCTCCGATACCAAAGGTCACTGGGCTGAGAATTCCATTAATGCCTTAGCCGCAAATGGAGTAGCGACTGGACATAAGGATGGATCGTTCCAGCCGAATGCCAATGCTAAGCGAGCAGAATACACTGCATTTGTTTACCGTGCTATCGAGAATAACTAA
- a CDS encoding alanine/glycine:cation symporter family protein has translation MDAFLDGITWFVDHVNTLLWTYILIALLMGLGLYFTIRTKFVQVRLFGEMFRVITEKKDGDSGISAFQAFTISTASRVGTGNITGVALAIAIGGPGAVFWMWMVAIIGMATAFIESTLAQVYKVRDGEQFRGGPAYYMEKALGNRKLGIVFAILLTLAFGFIFNSVQSNTIAQSFEDVFNIPDWTVGAGLVLLTAIVIFGGVKRIASVTQIVVPIMATIYILVALYIVIMNFTEIPAVFSLIVKSAFGLEEAVGGGIGAAIMQGVRRGLFSNEAGMGSVPNAAATANVSHPAKQGLVQSLGVFFDTIVICSATAFIIILAGLYSTTEKEGILLTQASLNVHLGSWAPYFLAIAILFFAFSSIIGNYYYGETNIEFINAHSGWLTAYRIGVLAMVMFGALAQVQLVWNMADLFMGSMAVINLVVIALLGKTAFKVLNDYTNQRKAGKNPEFFAKNIPGLKNTECWGEGESRHE, from the coding sequence ATGGATGCTTTTTTAGATGGAATCACGTGGTTCGTTGATCACGTCAATACTTTACTCTGGACATACATATTAATCGCACTTCTGATGGGTCTTGGTCTGTACTTTACAATTCGCACGAAATTTGTTCAAGTTCGTCTATTCGGCGAAATGTTCCGCGTTATCACTGAGAAAAAGGATGGAGACAGCGGTATATCCGCTTTCCAGGCCTTCACCATCTCTACTGCATCACGTGTTGGAACCGGCAACATCACTGGCGTCGCATTAGCGATTGCCATCGGGGGACCGGGAGCGGTCTTCTGGATGTGGATGGTCGCAATTATCGGGATGGCTACAGCTTTTATCGAAAGTACATTGGCGCAGGTCTATAAAGTTCGTGACGGCGAGCAATTTCGAGGTGGGCCAGCCTATTACATGGAAAAAGCGCTCGGTAACCGCAAGCTGGGAATCGTTTTCGCGATTCTACTGACACTGGCGTTCGGGTTTATCTTTAACTCGGTTCAATCAAACACCATTGCACAATCATTCGAAGATGTCTTCAATATTCCGGATTGGACGGTTGGAGCAGGTCTCGTCCTGCTGACAGCGATTGTCATTTTCGGAGGGGTCAAACGGATTGCCAGTGTCACACAAATAGTAGTACCGATTATGGCAACTATTTACATCCTTGTGGCATTGTATATCGTCATTATGAATTTCACTGAAATTCCAGCTGTCTTCAGCCTGATCGTGAAAAGCGCTTTCGGCTTAGAAGAAGCAGTAGGCGGCGGAATCGGAGCGGCCATTATGCAAGGTGTCCGTCGTGGTTTGTTCTCAAACGAAGCTGGTATGGGTTCTGTACCAAACGCTGCAGCAACTGCTAACGTTTCGCATCCAGCGAAGCAAGGCTTGGTACAAAGTCTAGGTGTTTTCTTCGATACCATCGTAATCTGTTCAGCGACTGCCTTTATCATCATTCTGGCTGGCTTATATTCGACCACTGAAAAAGAGGGAATCCTGCTGACACAGGCTTCATTGAATGTTCATCTTGGCAGCTGGGCACCATACTTCTTGGCAATTGCTATTTTGTTCTTTGCATTTAGCTCCATCATCGGCAACTACTATTACGGTGAAACGAATATCGAATTCATCAATGCCCATAGTGGTTGGCTAACGGCTTACCGCATTGGCGTCTTGGCAATGGTCATGTTCGGTGCATTGGCACAAGTTCAATTGGTCTGGAATATGGCTGATCTGTTCATGGGCTCCATGGCTGTTATCAATCTGGTTGTTATCGCCTTGCTCGGCAAAACTGCCTTCAAGGTACTGAATGATTATACAAATCAGCGCAAAGCTGGAAAGAATCCGGAATTCTTTGCAAAAAATATTCCTGGCTTGAAAAACACCGAGTGCTGGGGTGAAGGCGAAAGCCGACACGAATAA
- a CDS encoding amidohydrolase, translating to MDIEQRILDYFNHFHSHPEVSWKEVETTKKLVEIMTELGIQHHTFPDVTGVIAEIGDGPEVVAVRADIDALWQEVDGKLQANHSCGHDANMAMVLGALLYLKDETLTKRVRFIFQPAEELGNGSLSMIERGAIDGVSHLYGVHLRPIEELPFGQVTPALYHGSGIFLRGKITGVDAHGARPHQGKNAIDAIAAIHQFVKSIYFSPFESYSAKLTHIQTGGDSLNIIPGSAKFAMDVRSQSNELMKELQQKIEDGLIAIAKLHDVEITFEWTDYTPAAEVSDTAMQIADAAIRKTLGDESTAPPIQTTGADDFHFYTIRKPELHAAMIGIGADLSPGLHHPDMSFNHKALDMGARVLANTVKSI from the coding sequence ATGGACATTGAACAGCGAATACTTGATTACTTCAACCATTTCCACAGCCATCCAGAAGTCAGTTGGAAAGAGGTGGAGACCACTAAGAAACTGGTGGAAATTATGACAGAGCTCGGAATTCAACATCATACGTTTCCGGATGTCACCGGGGTGATTGCGGAAATTGGCGATGGACCGGAAGTGGTGGCGGTACGTGCGGACATTGATGCGCTCTGGCAGGAAGTGGACGGCAAATTGCAGGCCAATCATTCTTGCGGTCACGATGCCAATATGGCCATGGTGCTCGGCGCGTTGCTGTACTTAAAAGATGAAACATTGACGAAACGTGTGCGTTTTATTTTCCAGCCAGCAGAAGAGCTGGGCAACGGTTCACTGTCGATGATCGAGCGGGGGGCAATCGACGGAGTGTCACACTTATACGGTGTGCATTTGCGTCCCATCGAGGAATTGCCGTTTGGCCAGGTGACACCTGCACTCTATCACGGATCAGGCATTTTCCTGAGAGGGAAAATCACCGGAGTGGATGCCCACGGAGCCCGTCCGCATCAAGGAAAAAACGCCATCGATGCGATTGCGGCAATTCACCAGTTTGTGAAATCGATTTATTTTTCACCATTTGAGTCGTATTCTGCAAAACTGACGCATATCCAGACCGGTGGGGACAGCCTCAATATCATTCCGGGAAGTGCGAAGTTTGCCATGGATGTCCGTTCGCAGTCGAATGAACTGATGAAGGAACTTCAGCAAAAAATCGAGGATGGTTTAATAGCGATCGCCAAATTGCACGATGTCGAGATCACCTTCGAATGGACCGACTACACACCAGCGGCAGAAGTATCAGACACCGCTATGCAGATTGCGGATGCCGCCATTCGCAAAACGCTTGGGGATGAATCGACTGCACCGCCGATCCAGACAACGGGTGCGGACGATTTTCACTTCTATACAATCCGAAAACCGGAGTTGCATGCAGCGATGATCGGCATCGGTGCGGATTTGTCACCTGGGCTTCATCACCCGGATATGAGCTTTAACCATAAAGCACTCGATATGGGTGCTCGTGTTTTGGCGAACACAGTAAAATCTATCTAA